From Bacteroidota bacterium:
CATCAGACAAAAGTTTCTTCACCGGTTTGTTTAAAGCCTTTAAAATTTACTTTAATTTGTACAAATTTAATCTACATATTATACATGAAAGCACTATTACTGGGATTGCTGTTAATTCCGAATATTTTATCTGCTCAAATTGAGGTTTTAAGACAGCCTAAAAATAACAAATCCTGTTTTCCTATTGCCAGCAATAAAAGTTTGGCAGGTATTTATTTCGAAACAACAGATTTTGAAGTTGTCAAAAAGTCGGCTGAATTCCTTGCTGCAGATGTTGAAAGGGTTACCGGAAAGATGCCTCAAAGGGTATCTTCAGTGTCAGGGATTAAAGGCAACATGATCATCATTGGAACCCTGGGCAAAAATCGGTTGATTGATGAATTGATAAAGGCCAAGAAATTGAACGTTGACTCTATACGCGATCAATGGGAACGTTTTGTCATCAAAACCATAGAGGACCCATTTCCCGGAGTCAAACAAGCGCTAGTAGTTGCAGGCAGCGACCGTCGTGGAACTGCATACGGAGTGTTTACGATTTCTAAAGCCATTGGTGTATCGCCTTGGTATTGGTGGGCTGATGTGCCGGTGCAGAAAAGTACCACACTTTATTTAAAACAAGTTAATTACGTTTCCAATTCTCCCTCGGTAAAGTATCGGGGCATTTTTATCAATGATGAAGATTGGGGAATTAATCAATGGGCCAAAAAGACCTTTGATCCGGCTTTTAAAAACATTGGTCCAAAAACCTATGAAAAGGTTTTTGAATTGATGCTTCGCTTGCGAATGAATTATATATGGCCTGCAATGCATCCTTGTACCACTGAGTTTGGGTCAGTACCTGAGAATGTTGCTTTGGCAGATCAATTCGGAATTGTTGCAGGTTCATCCCATTGCGAACCCATGTTATGCAATAATGTACATTGGAACCAAAAAGTAAGGGGGCCCTGGAATTACAGTCTGAATCGTGATACCATCCATGATTATTGGGAAAACAATGTAAAAGCCCGGAATTCCGAAGAAGCAGTCTGGACATTGGGTATCCGTGGAATTCATGATCAGGGGATGCAAAAGCCTCCGGTTGAAATTCCCGACCGCATAAAGCTGGTAAACCAGGTTTTTAAAGATCAACGTGATTTAATTAATACTTACGTTTCCAAAGAATGGGGCCCGGTAGCCCAGTGTTTTGTTCCTTACAAAGAAGTATTGCCACTCTATGACGCAGGATTGGAAGTTCCCGAAGATGTAACCCTGGTATGGGTAGATGACAATTTCGGCTATATGCGCCGTTTAAGCTCATTGAAAGAACGCAAGCGTCCTGGGGGTGCCGGAATATATTGGCATTTGTCCTATTACGGATGGCCTCATTCTTATACCTGGATCAACACTACTGCACCTGCCCTGATGTGGGAAGAGCTGAACAAATCCTGGGAAAACGACACACGTACATTGTGGGTAGTCAATGTAGGGGATATCAAACCTATGGAGATAGGAATAGATTATTTTGCTGATCTTGCCTGGAACCTGAAGGCTATGGGACCCGATTCCCAGCCTCGTTTTCTGCATTCCTTTGCCGCCGAACATTTCGGAGACAAACTGGCCCAACAAATTTCCGGTTTGTTAGGTGAATTTTACAGACTTGGCACCATTCATAAACCGGAACTGATGAACCGGGCCTGGGCCCTTAGTTTACCT
This genomic window contains:
- a CDS encoding glycosyl hydrolase 115 family protein, encoding MKALLLGLLLIPNILSAQIEVLRQPKNNKSCFPIASNKSLAGIYFETTDFEVVKKSAEFLAADVERVTGKMPQRVSSVSGIKGNMIIIGTLGKNRLIDELIKAKKLNVDSIRDQWERFVIKTIEDPFPGVKQALVVAGSDRRGTAYGVFTISKAIGVSPWYWWADVPVQKSTTLYLKQVNYVSNSPSVKYRGIFINDEDWGINQWAKKTFDPAFKNIGPKTYEKVFELMLRLRMNYIWPAMHPCTTEFGSVPENVALADQFGIVAGSSHCEPMLCNNVHWNQKVRGPWNYSLNRDTIHDYWENNVKARNSEEAVWTLGIRGIHDQGMQKPPVEIPDRIKLVNQVFKDQRDLINTYVSKEWGPVAQCFVPYKEVLPLYDAGLEVPEDVTLVWVDDNFGYMRRLSSLKERKRPGGAGIYWHLSYYGWPHSYTWINTTAPALMWEELNKSWENDTRTLWVVNVGDIKPMEIGIDYFADLAWNLKAMGPDSQPRFLHSFAAEHFGDKLAQQISGLLGEFYRLGTIHKPELMNRAWALSLPAESAAELNNDYTNLLKKEEKITNQIPAASRDAYFELVGFPARVLGASGLIFMADRKIQLGGDSVSLKKEITRLRGFLEKQVERYNNETAGGKWKFMMPGLETAKNLTAWNSQVRWPWGEKTNLAPDSKNSEQEVRVWRDAATADHQSTSGVAKWATVPGLGSSGRALALLPTSPEFSWKVNDNSAPMLEFEFTPKSSQGDVLINFMPTFRISPGMQLRVVVGVDNQQPVEVEVPGSNGKEDENGPNRRNGIQNNFVQAKVSLTGLSAGKHVLKIRAVDPGVVIDKVSLPIN